One window of the Amycolatopsis mediterranei genome contains the following:
- a CDS encoding phosphatase PAP2 family protein: MPSEMSLRAGGGPDENDLPATRPAWPVTVLGAAAQGGLIWVLVAGVLAWRPGPRRRAAGHGLVAAAAGMAFGHGVKAVVRRPRPAAQNLPARRALLEQPKSSAFPSTHATTAAAFTVAVALTAPATGAAIAPLAAAVCYSRLRTRAHWPTDVYGGVAIGAVAGGLVHRRFRRGSTPGR; this comes from the coding sequence ATGCCGAGCGAAATGTCCTTGCGGGCCGGGGGCGGACCGGACGAAAACGACCTTCCGGCCACTCGACCGGCGTGGCCGGTCACGGTGCTCGGCGCGGCGGCGCAGGGCGGCCTGATCTGGGTCCTGGTGGCCGGGGTGCTGGCGTGGCGGCCGGGGCCCCGGCGCCGGGCCGCGGGCCACGGTCTCGTGGCGGCCGCGGCCGGGATGGCGTTCGGGCACGGCGTGAAGGCCGTGGTGCGCCGGCCGCGGCCGGCGGCGCAGAACCTCCCGGCCCGCCGCGCGCTGCTCGAACAGCCGAAGTCGTCGGCGTTCCCGTCGACGCACGCGACGACGGCGGCCGCGTTCACCGTCGCCGTCGCGCTCACCGCGCCCGCGACCGGCGCCGCGATCGCGCCGCTGGCGGCCGCGGTCTGCTACAGCAGGCTCCGGACGCGGGCGCACTGGCCGACCGACGTGTACGGCGGCGTCGCGATCGGCGCTGTCGCTGGTGGCCTCGTGCACCGCCGGTTCAGGCGCGGAAGTACGCCCGGACGGTAG
- a CDS encoding sensor histidine kinase: MSATAETGTGAFGHPALFYRGAAEYLAGTVPFVRGALAADEPVAVAVPGDNLELLRRELGADAARVRLLDMTEAGRNPGRIIPGVLRAFADSHPGRPVRIIGEPIWAARSAVEYPACAQHEALINLAFTGRDATILCPYDADALAPDVLADAEVTHPVLIDGTGQRTSPAYAPDDLIARYNEPLPVPAGAFELADTTDLAAARALAHVRAAACGLDDGQVADVAVVVTELLSNSVEHGSGAGTVRFWGSDGEFVCEVHDRGRLTDPLAGRHPATPYQPRGRGLLLVNHLADLVRLHTGDDGTTVRAYFRA; the protein is encoded by the coding sequence TTGAGCGCAACCGCGGAGACGGGCACCGGCGCGTTCGGCCACCCCGCGTTGTTCTACCGGGGTGCCGCCGAATACCTGGCGGGCACCGTGCCGTTCGTCCGGGGCGCCCTCGCCGCCGACGAGCCGGTGGCGGTCGCGGTTCCCGGCGACAACCTCGAGCTGCTGCGGCGGGAACTCGGCGCGGACGCCGCCCGGGTGCGGCTGCTGGACATGACCGAGGCCGGGCGCAACCCCGGGCGGATCATCCCCGGCGTGCTGCGCGCCTTCGCCGACAGCCACCCCGGCCGGCCGGTGCGGATCATCGGCGAGCCGATCTGGGCGGCGCGCTCGGCCGTCGAGTACCCGGCGTGCGCCCAGCACGAAGCCCTCATCAACCTCGCCTTCACCGGCCGGGACGCGACCATCCTGTGCCCCTACGACGCCGACGCGCTCGCTCCGGACGTCCTCGCCGACGCCGAAGTCACGCACCCGGTCCTGATCGACGGCACCGGGCAGCGCACCAGCCCCGCCTACGCCCCGGACGACTTGATCGCCCGGTACAACGAGCCCCTGCCCGTGCCGGCCGGGGCTTTCGAACTGGCGGACACCACCGACCTCGCGGCGGCCCGCGCGCTGGCCCACGTGCGCGCGGCCGCCTGCGGGCTGGACGACGGACAGGTCGCCGACGTCGCGGTGGTCGTCACCGAGCTGCTGTCCAACAGCGTCGAACACGGCAGCGGGGCCGGCACCGTCCGGTTCTGGGGCAGCGACGGCGAGTTCGTCTGCGAGGTCCACGACCGCGGCCGGCTCACCGATCCCCTCGCCGGCCGCCACCCCGCGACCCCGTACCAGCCGCGCGGCCGCGGGCTGCTGCTCGTCAACCACCTGGCCGACCTCGTCCGCCTGCACACCGGCGACGACGGCACTACCGTCCGGGCGTACTTCCGCGCCTGA
- a CDS encoding TetR/AcrR family transcriptional regulator — MCETGVVSASSLRARLRSEMHQEIKDAARRRLAEEGANLSLRAVARDMDIVASALYRYFPSRDALLTALIIDAYEGLGAAAEAAEAAVPRDDPRGRWLAVCRAVRAWALAHPAEYGLLYGSPVPGYAAPPETVAPASKVILLLAAVVGDAPGEMGAPRPLPEAVRADLRRLIDEQPGDLPEERLDRVLLAWTHLFGQVGFEVFHRLDDMISARADYFEHHMALLAELAGLP; from the coding sequence ATGTGCGAGACTGGGGTGGTGTCCGCCTCGTCGTTGCGCGCCCGGCTCCGCTCGGAGATGCACCAGGAAATCAAGGACGCCGCCCGGCGCCGTCTCGCCGAGGAGGGGGCGAACCTGTCCCTGCGTGCCGTGGCAAGGGACATGGACATCGTCGCTTCGGCGCTGTACCGGTACTTCCCGAGCCGCGACGCCCTGCTGACCGCGTTGATCATCGACGCGTACGAGGGGCTGGGCGCGGCAGCGGAAGCGGCCGAAGCGGCGGTCCCGCGCGACGATCCGCGCGGCCGGTGGCTGGCCGTGTGCCGCGCGGTCCGGGCCTGGGCGCTCGCGCACCCGGCCGAATACGGCCTGCTGTACGGAAGCCCGGTGCCTGGCTACGCCGCCCCGCCGGAAACCGTGGCGCCGGCGTCGAAGGTGATCCTCCTGCTCGCCGCCGTCGTCGGCGACGCCCCGGGGGAGATGGGCGCACCCCGGCCGCTGCCCGAGGCCGTCCGAGCCGACCTGCGACGGCTGATCGACGAACAGCCCGGGGACCTGCCGGAGGAGCGCCTGGACCGGGTGCTGCTCGCGTGGACGCACCTGTTCGGCCAGGTCGGCTTCGAGGTCTTCCACCGGCTGGACGACATGATCTCCGCGCGCGCCGACTACTTCGAGCACCACATGGCCCTGCTGGCCGAACTCGCCGGCCTGCCCTGA
- a CDS encoding PRC-barrel domain-containing protein, giving the protein MNPWTDLGLVDLGDTLLDRQIVGEDGTVVGKVDDLELRAENGTYVVDALLVGPEALADRLGGPIGTLLHHIGHGFRAQAPQRIPLNAIRRIEPTIVVTTAVARATDSPSEDWLRRRVIGRIPGAGRASR; this is encoded by the coding sequence ATGAATCCGTGGACCGATCTGGGCCTCGTCGACCTGGGCGACACCCTGCTCGACCGGCAGATCGTCGGCGAAGACGGCACGGTGGTCGGGAAGGTCGACGATCTCGAACTGCGCGCCGAAAACGGGACGTACGTCGTCGACGCGCTGCTGGTCGGCCCGGAGGCGCTCGCCGACCGCCTCGGCGGCCCGATCGGCACGCTCCTGCACCACATCGGCCACGGGTTCCGCGCCCAAGCGCCGCAACGCATCCCGCTGAACGCCATCCGCCGCATCGAGCCGACGATCGTCGTGACGACGGCCGTCGCCCGGGCGACCGACAGCCCGTCGGAGGACTGGCTGCGCCGCCGCGTCATCGGCCGGATCCCGGGAGCGGGCCGTGCGAGCCGGTGA
- a CDS encoding STAS domain-containing protein: MLVVQPPATAIPVAPSKREQRTAFDIQVIRPYFGAVMVRIRGALDADSAPQVRSALSTWAHRRFPVLVLDLSEVDFLDGAGLAALGGIQAWAARENATLRVVTGDNRVVRRALSASGLDHALNVSRLPSGWERATEIPSQS, translated from the coding sequence ATGTTAGTCGTCCAGCCCCCAGCGACGGCGATCCCCGTAGCGCCGTCGAAGCGCGAACAGCGCACTGCGTTCGACATCCAGGTCATCCGCCCGTACTTCGGCGCGGTCATGGTCCGCATCCGCGGCGCGCTCGACGCGGACAGCGCCCCCCAGGTGCGTTCGGCGCTGAGCACCTGGGCCCATCGCCGGTTCCCGGTCCTGGTGCTCGACCTGTCCGAGGTCGACTTCCTCGACGGCGCGGGCCTCGCGGCCCTCGGCGGCATCCAGGCGTGGGCGGCCCGCGAAAACGCCACCCTGCGCGTCGTCACGGGCGACAACCGCGTGGTGCGCCGGGCGTTGTCGGCCAGCGGGCTCGACCACGCGCTGAACGTCAGCCGGCTGCCGTCCGGGTGGGAACGCGCCACGGAGATCCCCAGCCAGAGCTGA
- a CDS encoding aldehyde dehydrogenase family protein, which translates to MTAVEERPGTRPRPDVEPGRLFIGGRWTETEARFDAVDPATGRTLTSLARGTAADVTAAVAAAREAAGGWAATPARQRARVLHRVADLVRARADEIAALESADVGKPISLCRAVDVETVAEQYEYYSALAQGLDGAARQIPIPAHAYTRREPLGVVAAITPFNFPLILSTSKIAPALAAGNTVVHKPAEDTSLSALLMAGLLAEAGVPDGVLNVVTGFGSEIGDALLSHPGVDKIAFTGSTAVGRHAAAVAGQHLKPVTLELGGNAAHLVFEDADVELAVAAVIKAFVFNTGQFCMGGPRLLVADALYDTILGALAEAVPHVPVGDPFDPGTVVGPMAGERHRAKVEQYVEQARADGGRIVTGGGRPDIEGGFFFEPTVIADLPAGSRVIHEEIFGPVLTVQRFTSEDEAVALANGTPYGLAAGLQTTNLARAHRVAARLQAGIVWVNDWAMLDPAIPFGGVKDSGFGREYGPESLDAYTRTKSVVISLA; encoded by the coding sequence ATGACCGCAGTGGAGGAGAGGCCGGGCACCCGGCCCCGCCCGGACGTCGAACCGGGCCGGCTGTTCATCGGCGGCCGGTGGACCGAGACCGAGGCCCGCTTCGACGCCGTGGACCCGGCCACCGGCCGGACTCTCACCTCCCTCGCCCGCGGGACGGCCGCCGACGTGACCGCCGCGGTGGCCGCGGCCCGCGAGGCGGCCGGAGGCTGGGCCGCGACGCCGGCCCGGCAGCGGGCCCGCGTGCTGCACCGGGTCGCGGACCTGGTGCGGGCCCGCGCCGACGAGATCGCCGCCCTGGAGAGCGCCGACGTCGGCAAGCCGATCTCGCTGTGCCGGGCCGTCGACGTCGAGACCGTCGCCGAGCAGTACGAGTACTACTCGGCCCTGGCGCAGGGCCTGGACGGCGCGGCGCGGCAGATCCCGATCCCCGCGCACGCCTACACGCGCCGCGAACCGCTCGGCGTGGTCGCCGCGATCACCCCGTTCAACTTCCCGCTGATCCTGTCCACCTCGAAGATCGCGCCCGCGCTGGCCGCCGGCAACACCGTGGTGCACAAGCCGGCCGAAGACACCTCCCTCAGCGCGCTGCTGATGGCCGGGCTGCTCGCCGAGGCCGGCGTGCCCGACGGCGTGCTCAACGTGGTCACCGGCTTCGGCTCGGAGATCGGGGACGCCCTGCTGAGCCACCCCGGGGTGGACAAGATCGCGTTCACCGGCTCCACCGCCGTCGGCCGGCACGCGGCGGCCGTGGCCGGGCAGCACCTCAAGCCGGTCACCCTGGAACTCGGCGGCAACGCCGCGCACCTCGTGTTCGAAGACGCCGACGTCGAGCTGGCGGTCGCCGCGGTGATCAAGGCGTTCGTGTTCAACACCGGCCAGTTCTGCATGGGCGGGCCCCGGCTGCTCGTCGCCGACGCGCTGTACGACACGATCCTGGGCGCGCTGGCCGAAGCCGTGCCGCACGTGCCGGTCGGCGACCCGTTCGACCCCGGGACGGTGGTCGGCCCGATGGCGGGCGAGCGGCACCGGGCGAAGGTGGAGCAGTACGTCGAGCAGGCCCGCGCCGACGGCGGCCGGATCGTCACCGGTGGCGGCCGGCCGGACATCGAGGGCGGGTTCTTCTTCGAGCCCACCGTGATCGCGGACCTGCCGGCCGGCTCCCGGGTGATCCATGAGGAGATCTTCGGTCCCGTGCTGACCGTGCAGCGCTTCACCTCCGAAGACGAAGCGGTCGCGCTGGCCAACGGCACGCCCTACGGCCTCGCGGCCGGGCTGCAGACGACGAACCTGGCCCGCGCGCACCGCGTCGCCGCGCGGCTGCAGGCCGGGATCGTCTGGGTCAACGACTGGGCGATGCTCGACCCCGCGATCCCCTTCGGCGGGGTCAAGGACTCCGGCTTCGGCCGCGAGTACGGCCCCGAATCCCTCGACGCGTACACGCGCACGAAGTCCGTCGTCATCTCCCTCGCCTGA
- a CDS encoding NAD(P)-dependent alcohol dehydrogenase, translated as MTTTTAAVVESAGAGFALGEVALDELRPDEVRVRIVATGVCHTDLGVAAGALPFPLPGVLGHEGAGIVEEVGAAVTRVQAGDRVLLSYTSCGGCANCRDGHPAYCETWLPANLLGGQRPDGTTPISRDGTPLGGHFFGQSSFAGHAVADERSVVKVAADAPLDLLAPLGCGIMTGAGAVWNVLAPRPGATLLVTGAGAVGLSAVMAAHLTPASRIIAVDRVPHRLALARELGATDTIDTGGEDLAEAVGKLTGGRGVDGVVETTGNAGVLETAIGALAARGTAVVVGAPAFGTTVPVDVNFLLPGRHVVGLTMGDAETQTLVPTLAELVAAGRFPIEKLVTHYEFGQIQQAVDDMLAGTTIKPVLRW; from the coding sequence ATGACCACCACCACCGCGGCCGTCGTGGAGTCCGCCGGCGCCGGCTTCGCCCTCGGCGAAGTGGCCCTCGACGAGCTCCGACCGGACGAAGTCCGGGTCCGGATCGTCGCCACCGGTGTCTGCCACACCGATCTCGGCGTCGCGGCCGGCGCGCTGCCGTTCCCGCTGCCGGGCGTGCTCGGCCACGAAGGCGCCGGGATCGTCGAGGAGGTCGGCGCCGCCGTCACGCGCGTGCAGGCCGGCGACCGGGTCCTGCTCAGCTACACCTCCTGCGGCGGCTGCGCGAACTGCCGCGACGGCCACCCCGCCTACTGCGAAACCTGGCTGCCGGCCAACCTGCTCGGCGGGCAGCGCCCGGACGGCACGACCCCGATCTCCCGCGACGGCACCCCGCTCGGCGGGCACTTCTTCGGCCAGTCCAGCTTCGCCGGGCACGCCGTCGCCGACGAACGCAGCGTCGTCAAGGTCGCCGCCGACGCGCCGCTGGACCTGCTGGCCCCGCTCGGCTGCGGCATCATGACCGGCGCCGGCGCGGTGTGGAACGTCCTCGCCCCGCGCCCGGGCGCCACGCTGCTGGTCACCGGGGCCGGCGCGGTCGGCCTGTCGGCGGTCATGGCCGCCCACCTGACGCCGGCGAGCCGGATCATCGCCGTCGACCGGGTGCCCCACCGGCTCGCGCTGGCCCGCGAACTCGGCGCCACCGACACGATCGACACCGGCGGCGAGGACCTCGCCGAGGCGGTCGGGAAACTGACCGGCGGCCGCGGGGTCGACGGCGTCGTCGAGACCACCGGCAACGCCGGCGTCCTGGAGACGGCGATCGGTGCGCTGGCCGCGCGCGGCACCGCGGTCGTCGTCGGCGCGCCCGCGTTCGGCACGACGGTGCCGGTGGACGTCAACTTCCTGCTCCCCGGGCGGCACGTCGTCGGCCTCACCATGGGCGACGCGGAGACCCAGACCCTGGTGCCGACCCTGGCCGAACTGGTCGCCGCCGGCCGGTTCCCGATCGAAAAGCTGGTCACGCACTACGAGTTCGGGCAGATTCAACAGGCAGTGGACGACATGCTCGCCGGTACGACGATCAAACCGGTGCTCCGCTGGTGA
- a CDS encoding NRAMP family divalent metal transporter: protein MSKRFLALTLGILTAVGGFVDIGDLVESGVVGARYGMAMVWVTVLGVLGICVYADMSGRIVAVSGRPVFDLIRERLGPRMALLNLAGSFLITLLTVCAEIGGVAIVIELASGVDRLVWVLPIGVLVWLVVWRVGFERMETGFGLGGLAIGVFAVAVFFLHPDWASLGAQAAGLAPPPDQALPTYAYHAVALFASAMTPYEVFFFSSGGVEEGWTVKDLPVQRANVLLGFPLGGLLALAVMACSAVVLFPAGVDVGQVSQIVLPVTLALGTAGLVIVLIGIFAATFGAALETGLSSGYMLAQYFGWDWGKRRAPRDAARFHLTVGAGLLLAVLVVQTGLDPVGLTEISLIFSAVALPLTYLPVLIVANDREYLGKHANGPFSNTVGAVMLVVIAVAALVAIPLMIFTGAGQ from the coding sequence GTGAGCAAGAGGTTCCTCGCCCTCACCCTCGGCATCCTCACCGCGGTCGGCGGCTTCGTCGACATCGGCGACCTCGTCGAAAGCGGCGTCGTCGGCGCCCGCTACGGGATGGCGATGGTCTGGGTGACCGTCCTCGGCGTGCTCGGGATCTGCGTCTACGCCGACATGTCCGGGCGGATCGTGGCGGTGTCCGGGCGGCCCGTGTTCGACCTGATCCGCGAACGCCTCGGCCCGCGGATGGCCCTGCTCAACCTCGCCGGCTCGTTCCTCATCACGCTGCTGACGGTGTGCGCGGAGATCGGCGGCGTCGCGATCGTCATCGAGCTGGCTTCCGGTGTCGACCGGCTCGTGTGGGTGCTGCCGATCGGCGTGCTCGTCTGGCTGGTGGTCTGGCGGGTCGGCTTCGAGCGGATGGAGACCGGGTTCGGCCTCGGCGGGCTCGCGATCGGGGTGTTCGCCGTCGCGGTGTTCTTCCTGCACCCCGACTGGGCGTCGCTCGGCGCGCAGGCCGCCGGGCTCGCCCCGCCACCCGACCAGGCGCTGCCGACCTACGCCTACCACGCGGTGGCCCTGTTCGCCTCGGCGATGACGCCGTACGAGGTGTTCTTCTTCTCCTCCGGCGGCGTCGAGGAGGGCTGGACGGTCAAGGACCTGCCGGTGCAGCGCGCCAACGTGCTGCTCGGCTTCCCTCTGGGAGGCTTGCTCGCCCTCGCCGTGATGGCGTGCTCGGCGGTCGTGCTGTTCCCGGCCGGGGTCGACGTCGGCCAGGTCAGCCAGATCGTCCTGCCGGTGACGCTCGCGCTGGGAACGGCGGGCCTGGTGATCGTGCTGATCGGCATCTTCGCCGCCACCTTCGGCGCGGCGCTGGAGACCGGGCTGTCGTCGGGCTACATGCTGGCGCAGTACTTCGGCTGGGACTGGGGCAAGCGCCGCGCACCGCGCGACGCCGCCCGGTTCCACCTGACCGTCGGCGCCGGCCTGCTGCTCGCGGTGCTGGTGGTGCAGACCGGCCTCGATCCGGTCGGCCTGACCGAGATCTCGCTGATCTTCTCGGCGGTGGCGCTGCCGCTGACCTACCTGCCGGTGCTCATCGTCGCCAACGACCGCGAGTACCTCGGCAAGCACGCCAACGGCCCCTTCAGCAACACCGTCGGCGCCGTCATGCTCGTCGTCATCGCCGTCGCGGCGCTGGTGGCGATTCCCCTGATGATCTTCACCGGAGCAGGCCAATGA
- a CDS encoding NAD-dependent epimerase/dehydratase family protein — translation MSLHVIVGAGPVGSATARLLASRGEEVHLLSRGGGGPAIEGVRLIATDATDAAALARHAEGAVALYSCGGPAYHRWATDWPPLGAALLRAAEVSGVPLVTTGNLYAYGAVDGPITEQLPMRPNSVKGEVRAKLWADALAAHEAGRLRTAEVRGSDYLGAGALSSFTALVLPKVLAGKRASAPADLDAPHSWTHVGDVARTLVAVAADERAWGRPWHVPTAPAVSVRRLAGRAAELAGAPAARVAVMPGFVLRLGGLFNPLAREMVEVTYQLRRPFVLDSSAATAAFGIEPTPTDDALRETIDGLRELAAAR, via the coding sequence ATGTCCCTGCACGTCATCGTCGGAGCCGGCCCGGTCGGCTCGGCCACGGCTCGTCTGCTCGCTTCCCGCGGCGAAGAGGTCCACCTGCTCAGCCGCGGTGGCGGGGGCCCGGCGATCGAAGGCGTCCGGCTGATCGCCACCGATGCCACCGACGCCGCCGCCCTCGCGCGGCACGCCGAAGGCGCGGTCGCGCTGTACAGCTGCGGAGGACCCGCCTACCACCGCTGGGCCACCGACTGGCCCCCGCTCGGCGCGGCGCTCCTGCGGGCCGCCGAAGTGAGCGGAGTCCCGCTCGTCACGACCGGCAACCTCTACGCCTACGGCGCCGTCGACGGCCCGATCACCGAGCAGCTGCCGATGCGGCCCAACTCGGTGAAGGGCGAGGTGCGGGCGAAGCTGTGGGCGGACGCGCTGGCCGCGCACGAAGCCGGCCGCCTCCGCACGGCCGAGGTGCGCGGGTCCGACTACCTCGGTGCGGGCGCGCTTTCGTCGTTCACCGCTTTGGTGCTGCCGAAGGTGCTCGCCGGCAAGCGTGCTTCGGCGCCGGCCGACCTGGACGCCCCGCACAGCTGGACCCACGTCGGCGACGTCGCCCGCACGCTGGTCGCGGTCGCGGCCGACGAGCGGGCCTGGGGCCGGCCGTGGCACGTGCCGACGGCGCCGGCGGTGTCCGTGCGCCGGCTGGCCGGGCGCGCCGCGGAACTGGCGGGCGCACCGGCGGCCCGCGTCGCGGTGATGCCCGGCTTCGTCCTGCGCCTCGGCGGGCTCTTCAACCCGCTCGCGCGGGAGATGGTGGAGGTGACCTACCAGCTGCGGCGGCCGTTCGTCCTCGACTCTTCGGCCGCGACGGCGGCGTTCGGCATCGAGCCGACGCCGACCGACGACGCCCTGCGGGAGACCATCGACGGGCTGCGTGAACTCGCCGCGGCCCGGTGA
- a CDS encoding sialidase family protein: MNPKNSRRFARRALPPGAAVAALLAGAGVAVATTFAAGVPVAVPDHPLGGGAACAPLVAQQQARGSVNYPASEVEPYVAADPADPRHLVGSAQQDRWNDGGSNGLTNVVSRDGGATWTPAAAQPRFSICAGAAAGSPGYFQRTTDPWVSFSADGRVVYSIADSFNADGPAFGGASAILISRSLDGGDHWETPVTARLDTSTQVLNDKETVTADPLLADRAYAVWDQLVSPQSHANPSAYTHAFTYRGPSYFSRTTDRGQTWSAGRIIFDPGQNDQTIGNQIVVPTTGPGRGVLIDGFDLITNKGGACPVTHGGAHCHGSSTSTAAVIRSTDGGTTWSGATGIDTQQVASVTIAGHPVRSSDELPEFAVNPVNGFVYAVWQDARFSATGAAKIAFAQSADGGLTWGGTIRVDQSPGDTPAFVPQIKVTADGTIGLSYYDLQNATPAQPGLTDAFLAHCHAATSDCGNPANWAVNGQTKLTATSFDYTTAPDAGGYFLGDYSGLAATGPALTAYFGVARPVALSGASDIFANHAG; the protein is encoded by the coding sequence GTGAACCCGAAGAACTCCCGGCGGTTCGCCCGCCGGGCCCTGCCGCCCGGCGCCGCGGTGGCCGCCCTGCTGGCCGGCGCCGGTGTCGCCGTCGCCACCACCTTCGCCGCCGGGGTGCCGGTCGCGGTGCCCGACCACCCGCTGGGCGGCGGGGCGGCGTGTGCCCCGCTCGTCGCTCAGCAGCAGGCGCGCGGCAGCGTCAACTACCCGGCCTCCGAGGTCGAGCCGTACGTCGCCGCCGACCCGGCCGACCCGCGCCACCTCGTCGGCTCGGCCCAGCAGGACCGCTGGAACGACGGCGGGTCGAACGGCCTGACCAACGTCGTCTCCCGTGACGGCGGGGCGACCTGGACACCGGCCGCCGCCCAGCCGCGGTTCAGCATCTGCGCCGGCGCAGCGGCCGGCTCGCCCGGGTACTTCCAGCGCACCACCGACCCCTGGGTCAGCTTCTCCGCCGACGGCCGGGTCGTGTACTCGATCGCGGACTCCTTCAACGCCGACGGCCCGGCGTTCGGCGGGGCGAGCGCGATCCTGATCAGCCGCTCGCTCGACGGCGGTGACCACTGGGAAACCCCGGTCACCGCGCGCCTGGACACTTCGACGCAGGTGCTCAACGACAAGGAGACGGTGACCGCGGACCCGCTGCTCGCCGACCGCGCCTACGCGGTGTGGGACCAGCTGGTCTCGCCGCAGAGCCACGCCAACCCCAGCGCGTACACGCACGCGTTCACCTATCGCGGCCCGAGCTACTTCTCCCGGACCACCGACCGGGGGCAGACCTGGAGCGCCGGCCGGATCATCTTCGACCCGGGGCAGAACGACCAGACGATCGGCAACCAGATCGTGGTGCCGACGACCGGCCCGGGGCGCGGCGTGCTGATCGACGGCTTCGACCTGATCACCAACAAGGGCGGCGCCTGCCCGGTCACCCACGGCGGTGCGCACTGCCACGGCTCGTCGACCTCGACCGCGGCCGTCATCCGGTCCACCGACGGCGGGACGACGTGGTCCGGAGCCACCGGCATCGACACCCAGCAGGTGGCTTCGGTGACGATCGCCGGCCACCCGGTCCGCTCCAGCGACGAGCTGCCCGAGTTCGCCGTCAACCCGGTCAACGGCTTCGTGTACGCGGTCTGGCAGGACGCCCGGTTCAGCGCGACCGGCGCGGCCAAGATCGCCTTCGCGCAGTCGGCCGACGGCGGGCTGACGTGGGGTGGCACGATCCGCGTCGACCAGTCGCCGGGGGACACGCCCGCGTTCGTGCCGCAGATCAAGGTGACCGCCGACGGCACGATCGGCCTGAGCTACTACGACCTGCAGAACGCGACGCCGGCGCAGCCGGGGCTCACCGACGCGTTCCTCGCCCACTGCCACGCCGCCACGAGCGACTGCGGCAACCCGGCGAACTGGGCCGTCAACGGGCAGACGAAGCTGACCGCGACGTCGTTCGACTACACCACCGCACCGGACGCCGGCGGCTACTTCCTCGGCGACTACTCCGGGCTCGCCGCAACGGGTCCGGCACTGACGGCGTACTTCGGCGTCGCGCGGCCGGTGGCCCTCAGCGGGGCATCGGACATCTTCGCCAACCACGCCGGGTAG